A part of Pectinophora gossypiella chromosome Z, ilPecGoss1.1, whole genome shotgun sequence genomic DNA contains:
- the LOC126380145 gene encoding uncharacterized protein LOC126380145 has translation MRTWPITICVALACAVSLAVPIKEEANTSELSREKRSPGGWHDSPPEGVWKKKLVWKEEWKQIWKTEKKLAWKTEWKKEKVPAWKTEKVQQWKEEQVPAWKVVQKPIWKEVQVPIWKEVQVPDWKKVWKPVWKEIQVPVTKHIQVPEWKQNYVPAWVKEGVPGEKYLGKDDHGWEYTSHDLWRKKMIWKPVWKKVWKTVEKQEWVTDKKLEWKEEWKQIWRTEKKQAWATEKKKEWVEEKVQIWKTVKKEVWVPVQKKIWIEKWKQVQVPVWKEVEVPAWKKVWKPVWQKVWVPIHHEHHGWD, from the exons ATGAGGACGTGGCCGATCACG ATATGTGTGGCGCTCGCCTGCGCGGTGTCACTAGCAGTCCCCATCAAGGAGGAAGCTAATACCTCGGAGTTATCCAGGGAAAAACGCTCTCCGGGAGGCTGGCACGACTCACCGCCAGAGGGCGTCTGGAAGAAAAAACTCGTCTGGAAAGAGGAATGGAAACAAATATGGAAAACAGAAAAGAAGTTAGCTTGGAAAACTGAGTGGAAAAAAGAGAAAGTCCCTGCCTGGAAAACCGAAAAAGTCCAACAATGGAAAGAAGAACAAGTTCCTGCATGGAAAGTAGTTCAGAAGCCCATCTGGAAGGAAGTCCAGGTGCCGATCTGGAAAGAGGTTCAAGTGCCAGACTGGAAGAAAGTATGGAAACCAGTGTGGAAAGAAATCCAAGTTCCAGTAACCAAACACATACAGGTACCCGAATGGAAGCAGAACTACGTCCCGGCCTGGGTTAAAGAGGGAGTTCCTGGCGAAAAGTACCTAGGAAAAGATGACCACGGTTGGGAATACACCAGCCACGACCTCTGGAGAAAGAAGATGATCTGGAAGCCAGTGTGGAAGAAAGTTTGGAAGACTGTAGAAAAGCAAGAATGGGTCACTGACAAGAAACTGGAATGGAAGGAAGAATGGAAACAGATCTGGAGGACAGAGAAGAAACAAGCGTGGGCCAccgaaaagaaaaaggaatGGGTAGAAGAAAAGGTTCAAATCTGGAAGACAGTTAAGAAAGAAGTTTGGGTACCTGTACAGAAAAAGATCTGGATTGAGAAATGGAAGCAAGTTCAAGTGCCAGTCTGGAAGGAAGTAGAGGTCCCAGCGTGGAAGAAGGTGTGGAAACCAGTGTGGCAGAAGGTCTGGGTACCGATCCACCACGAACACCACGGATGGGATTGA